From the genome of Canis lupus familiaris isolate Mischka breed German Shepherd chromosome 8, alternate assembly UU_Cfam_GSD_1.0, whole genome shotgun sequence, one region includes:
- the NKX2-8 gene encoding homeobox protein Nkx-2.8 yields MATSGRLSFTVRSLLDLPEQDAQHLRRREPELGAPGPGPCAAWLESERGHYPSSDESSPETSPPDSSQRPSARPASPGSDAEKRKKRRVLFSKAQTLELERRFRQQRYLSAPEREQLARLLRLTPTQVKIWFQNHRYKLKRARAPGAPGAMEPPDLAAPAELRAAPGLLRRVVVPVLVRDGQPCGSGDVSAASVRDKSGASTAAACPVPGYAAFAPCSALGLFPAYQHLAPPALVSWNW; encoded by the exons ATGGCCACCTCTGGGCGCCTCAGTTTCACCGTGCGCAGCCTCCTGGATTTACCCGAGCAGGACGCACAGCACCTGCGGAGGCGTGAGCCGGAGCTGGGCGCTCCCGGGCCCGGCCCCTGCGCCGCCTGGTTGGAGTCCGAGCGCGGCCACTACCCCT CCTCGGACGAGAGCAGCCCGGAGACCAGCCCGCCCGACTCGTCGCAGCGGCCGTCCGCTCGGCCGGCGTCTCCCGGCTCAGACGCGGAAAAGAGGAAGAAGCGTCGGGTGCTGTTCTCCAAGGCGCAAACGCTGGAGTTGGAGCGACGCTTTCGGCAGCAGCGCTACCTGTCCGCGCCCGAGCGCGAGCAGCTGGCGCGCCTGCTTCGCCTCACGCCCACACAGGTCAAAATCTGGTTCCAGAACCATCGCTACAAGCTGAAGCGCGCGCGCGCCCCGGGCGCGCCGGGGGCGATGGAGCCGCCTGACCTCGCAGCCCCCGCCGAGCTGCGCGCTGCCCCGGGCCTGCTGCGCCGCGTGGTGGTCCCCGTGCTGGTGCGCGACGGTCAGCCCTGCGGCAGCGGCGACGTGAGCGCGGCCTCCGTCCGGGACAAGAGCGGCGCGTCCACGGCTGCCGCCTGCCCCGTGCCGGGCTACGCCGCCTTCGCGCCCTGCTCGGCGCTCGGCCTCTTCCCCGCCTACCAGCACTTGGCGCCCCCGGCCCTGGTGTCCTGGAACTGGTGA